One Mycteria americana isolate JAX WOST 10 ecotype Jacksonville Zoo and Gardens chromosome 7, USCA_MyAme_1.0, whole genome shotgun sequence genomic window, TCAGTAGAGACGATGGTAACTGCTAaaggacaggggagcagaactcTCTGCActcagggtgctgcagagctAAGGTGGATTTGGGATTCTCAGTCTGATGAGCatggaggagctgggaagcaTTATTATGGACACTGTTAACACCAAattgcaaaggggaagaggaacACCTGTTTTTAAGCTCTGAGGAGCTCATAAGGCAGAACCAGCATGGTTTTACCAGGGAGGCATCAAATCTTTTGATGTTGGGGGTATGCCTAGTCTGCAGCTGAGAGGCTGCCCAGTGTTATCTGATTGCAACAATACTTCCATGCTGATTTGGGAAGAGTAGCTATTAATCTATGTCATCTGTAGTATTCATCTCACAGTTACTGTGACTTTTGCTACCTTTCAGGCAAAGGATTATGAACTGCGTCAGTATGAGACGGCAAAGTGGGTCAGCACAGTCATTAGGGGAGAGACCCAGAAGGAGGCAATGCGCCAGGGCTTCTGGAAACTCTTCCACTACATCCAAGGGAAGAATGAGAAAGgtaaaatgtgctggttttgaactGCAAGAAGTACAAATGGGAGACAAAGCTAAACAGTATAAGACAGTAGGAGAGCTGCAGGATGAAGCAGGTTCACTTTCCTGGTCTAACACCCTCATGACTCCATTAGGCTGTCATACCCATGAGGGTTTCTGCTTTTAGGATAAGTCTGCATGACCCTTTACAGAGGCATTCAGGTACTGTCTTTGCTTGCAGCTCAGAAgactttttccctctcctctagAAATGAAAATTGATATGACTGTGCCAGTGACATGCCTGATAAAATCTGGCTGCACAGACTTCAAGATCTCTTTCTTTGTGCCATTTGAACATCAGGACTCTCCACCACAGCCCACAGACTTGGATGTGTTTATTGAAGAGCGGAAGGCAGCAGCCATCTTTATCCGGtaagcagcaccagcacagctgaCAGATGAAGGTAGCTACTGAAAGGGATTCATCTATAAAGAATCCAGACTACTTCCTTAGAGCTGATTTTTACCTGTGAATATATTCTGCTGTTCAGAGCCTTGATTTCCAAATGTTCTGTCAATCTTTCTTATGCTTGGGTGTCTTACTACAAACTTCTCTTGGGCACACCCCATGCTACAGAACATCTAATCACTCTTTCCAGCCCCCTTTATTTGTAGTCCCAAACTCCCACAAAACCTGCATGGCAGTTCTTTATTACAGGAAAAGCACCCAAAGCTACACTTGCCCTCTCTGCATGTATTAAAGCCACAGGCAACAATCTGTGTCAGCTAATACTCTCATAATTGCAAgcaacttcagtatttttttaaaatccttttaaagtaGTATACATAGCCATACACTCCCTTAACAGCTAGTTCTGCATAGTTTACCTAATAACTACAAACTGCATCAGAAGTGCTCAAACACTGCATGCTTTACAAGCCTGAAGTTtccttctgtgaaaataaaaagcaggggCTTTAACTCCAACAAAAACACCCTCCCTTTTCACTCCTACCAGGTCCTTCGGTGGATTTGCCTCCC contains:
- the HEBP2 gene encoding heme-binding protein 2, yielding MIKSFKQTFLSLDLQSPRWSSVETMAKDYELRQYETAKWVSTVIRGETQKEAMRQGFWKLFHYIQGKNEKEMKIDMTVPVTCLIKSGCTDFKISFFVPFEHQDSPPQPTDLDVFIEERKAAAIFIRSFGGFASPEKYAEEAEVLARILRNGGQPFHEDFFYTAGYDSPFKLFNRHNEVWYFKK